The Xyrauchen texanus isolate HMW12.3.18 chromosome 25, RBS_HiC_50CHRs, whole genome shotgun sequence genome includes the window TCGGTGGTAACTGGTTGGACATGCTCTTATGCAATACACTGCGTCATCTGCAAAATAGTCTGGTGGGATCTCTAAAAGCATTGGATGAGTcattctgtgtgtgcgtgtgtgtgcgtgtgtgtgtgtgtgtgtgtgtgtgtgtgtggtgtgtgtggaaCAGATGCATAAATTCTCTTTCTCGATGCATCTGTTCCACTTACACCATTCTGTTTAAACTAAAAGTTGATTTTTGGTGACTTTTTtgatctgtggaacacaaaaggaaatgttaggcagaatgttagcatcatTCGTTGCATCTTTtatatatacaatgaaagtgaatggtgactgagattaaacattctgcctaacatctaattttgtttcATGAAAGTTTGCTTTGAAataacatgatggtgaataaatgacagaatttcagtGTTTATGTGATCTATACCTTTAAAATTTGCAGTATCACAGAGTGTAGAATGTTTTGTATTGTCATTTAactaatttaatatattaacaagGCCTTCATTTGTCCAAATTTGTTGTTCAACTGTTATCGTTTTCTTTTTGTTGTAAAGCCTTTATTGTTCTGTTTTGTCATTCAGGACTTTGTGTATGATGACCCAAAGTTGGAGTTCAATGTCGATGCACCCAACGGATTGGTGATGGAGGGTTATCTGTTCAAAAGGGCCAGCAATGCCTTCAAAACATGGAACAGGTAGGCAGAAATGGGTACCTGGATGTCAACAGGCATTAAATATGCTTTAGATAGAATGAGTGTATTCAGTATTAGCATGCTGTTCCTGTGCTGGCCTTTAACCGTTGTGTCTTTCTCAGGCGGTGGTTTTCCATCCAAAACAGCCAGTTGGTTTATCAGAAGAAATTGAAGGTAAATTTAGATTAGCATTCAGTAATGTGCCACCAAGCTCACAGGGGTTTAGGCAATTTACGTTggaaacattaaaaacatattgatcactcatactgtatatgcaaattaatgggatAAATCAGTGTTCCACATTGCCGCTGTAGAAAATGATGTCCCGCCTTTCAGTTGTAAGAGCCAATTACCTTTTTGATAGAGACATCGCTTGTCCGTTTATTCgataatgtgcatgtgcattagctagacTAGCatgatcaaaatatatatatatatatatatatatatatatatatatatatatatatatatatatatattaggtgtgTTTTCAGCTAAAGAAGCtacatttatgataccattgttcctgatttatttataatacagtatgttattGAAACATAATCTTGGCAAACTGAATTGGAGATTTAGATCTTTCCCCGTTGAATTAAATAGATGCTGTGCTTGTAAGACTGAAAATAGCAGCATGTGAGTGTTGCCAAATAAACTGACTAGCCTTAAAATGGACTTTGATTCTAGTTTAGCTGAGCAGCATTTCTTAAAAAGCGATCTTTTACGAGATAAACACAATCAGTAACAAATCAATACAAGCATACAACGGTGGCTCCTCTTCACTTGTCTCCAAAACTTCCATCTGTTTAGGTTGAAGTTTAGTAATTACTGTGACTACAGCACCTTGGAACGCATTTTCACTATATATTCTGTAAAGTGAAATGGGTTTACTTATAGCAGTTGTCAGTAAAGTCTCAGTATTACtgatgtgttttttggtctgttgATTCTTTCACAGGATTCCCTCACAGTAGTAGTGGAGGACTTGAGACTGTGTTCTGTTAAACCTTGTGAGGACATCGAGAGGAGGTTCTGTTTTGAAGTGTTGTCCCCCACCAAGTGAGTCTATAACATTTCCTGTCACCTAAAGTCCATTAAAGGTAGTCTTATACTGTTATTGTCCTTTAAAAGGCTTTTCATCATGTCTGTGTCTATGTGTTGTAGGAGCTGTATGCTACAGGCAGAGTCAGAGAAACTTCGGCAGGCCTGGATTCAGGCAGTCCAAGCAAGCATCGCGTCAGCCTACAGAGAGAGTCCAGACAATTATTATATTGAGGTTTCTACACTCTCTACATgctaaataaacataaacatgaagaGTGAGCAATAGTTTGGGcatcacgaggacttggagtgcattgggaattgggcattccaaattgggtgaatcagaaaaaaaagaatgtgaaatttcagaattatagtagagagaatttatttcagcttttatttctttcatcacattccggGTCAggggtttacatacactttgttagtatttgatagcattacctttaaattgtttatcttgggacaaacattttgggttgccttccacaagcttctcacaataatttgctggaattttagtccattcctccagacagaacttgtgtaactgagtcaggtttgtaggcctccttgctcgcatatgtgttttcagttctgcccacaaatcttttatcggattgaggtcaggttttgtgatggccactccaataccttgactttgacaTCTTTAAGCCATTCTGCCACAACTTTAGatatatgcttggggtcattgtacatttggaagacccatttgcaaccaagctttaacttcctggctgatgtcttgagatgttgcttcaatatatccacatacatttccttcctcTTCATTCCATTAAttctgtgaagtgcaccagtccctcctgcagcaaagcacccccacaacatgatgctgccacccccatgcttcacggttgtgatggtgttctttggcttgcaagcctcaccctttttcctccaaacataacaatggtcattatggccaaacagttcaaattttGTGTCATCAGGCCAGAGAAAATTTTttattgtccccatgtgcacttgcaaactgtagtctggcttttttatggtggttttggagaagtggcttcttgcttgctgtgcagcctttcaggttatgtcgatatagtacttattttactgtggatatagatacttgtctaccagtttcctccagcatcttcacaaggtcctttgttgttgttctgggattgatttgcacttttcgcaccaaactacattcatctctaggagacagaatgcgtctgcTTAATGAGTGCTATGAtggcatggtgtttatacttgcgtactatagtttgtacagatgaacgtggtaccttcaggcatttggaaattgctcccaaggataaatcagacttgtggaagtccacaattttgtttctgagatcttggctgatttcttttgattttcaaatgatgtcaagcaaaggggcactgagtttgaaggtaggtcttaaaatacatccacaggtacacctccaattagcctatcagaagctaattggctaattgcctaaaggcttgacatcattttctggaatttcccaagctgcttaaaggcacagttaacttagtgtatgtaaacttctgacccactggaattgtgatatagtcaattaaaagtgaaaaaaatctgtctgtaaacaattgttggaaaaatgactggTGTCATgcccaaagtagatgtcctaaacgacttgtcaaaactatagtgtgctaatatgaaatctgtggagtggttaaaacattatttttaattacttcaacattagtgtatgtaaacttctgacttcaactgtatattcaaatatatCTACATATACAGATTAAGGCTGCCAATCAattcaaatcaaattaattacatgatatgccgatTAATTCATTGAGTTAATCGCATGCTTaaacatttgctgagaaaggccctcgaataacaataattcaatatataatgagtaaagcattgataagacaatacaaaaggctgctttagaaggcaatatattgtttatttccatattattaaacataagcctgtcattggcctacagtccacagtaatccttttttcaatttaatttgtcaatctgcccgagatagatttattataagggcttttcaaaGGATGTGATACTGTACACATGCATGATATGAACGCTTTTGTAGTGTCTCACTTATATTGCATGGTGTCATAAACAAAGtgttttaggttgctgtgtcaaattaaacatagtttgaaacttagaacaACATGCCTTGAGATCCCTACATTCAGAATTGCtctccatccagctgtgtttgaacacaagaacacgtTCTCACCTTGCGCTGTcactagtgtcaagcaagcctaAGTGCGGCTTGTTCtatgtacagctggagtttcgcttactacCCTCTGTTGAAAACAAGTGGTATTTTAAGCTTGAGTTGCTCAGATTGcagaaatattccttattacggtccggggactTGTATACtctaattaatcacactgaattaacatgttaaatcggcATCCCTAATATTACATAGATCGATTGATCTAATATTAGCAACATTCCCCCAagtaatttttgtttttctgtgtgcagCCGTTGGACCGGACCGCCTCCCCATCCATCAGCAGTATAGATTCAGCGAATGAGCCCAGAGAGCGCAGTGTGAGGGGAGAGAGCATTCTGCAGCGTATCCTGTGTCTGCCTGGAAACCAGCATTGCTGTGACTGTGGGCAGGCTGACCCCCGCTGGGCGAGCATCAACCTGGGCGTGCTGCTCTGCATAGAGTGCTCCGGCATTCACAGGTTAGTCATGTTGTGATCATGATGACCGTTAtggcaggggtcagcaacctttttgacatggagtgccattttttttttctggtcaatggctgtgcaaTGGCtgtgtcatgagatatctcaccagtctctgtgacagttcTAGAGTctttaaacagcaaacaaaatgtgTCTGCGTACCACGGATAATGACGATTTCTGCGCATTCTTGTAGTATTGTAGTTgtagtgaattattgaggcatagTGCATTTTTTTGCCATGTTGgttataacagttgtcagtttagggcactactttgctgctgttgtttttaacaaccgtttaTGCTCTCAATAGAGCtcattttggtatctttggagtttaGGGTTTGGAAAGaggggcatggctaatccaacggctcagtctcgtggaagtagaatGGGTGAAATCACTTTGACTCTGTTATTGCAAAAGGACAAGAAAACCGCTGCTTTCCATTATAAGTCCCTTCATGGCAGAGTTCAGAGAAGTTAACTTTGTGACCTAATGTATGTCAGATTATTGACATACTGACATAATCATTgcttatggagtggtggtggcatagtgggctaaagcactaaactgttaagcaggttgtcggttcgatccccacagccaccaccattgtgtccttgagcaaggcacttaactccaggttgctccgggggatcgtccctgtaataagggctctgtaagttgctttgaataaaagcgtctgccaaatgcataaatgtaaatgtaatggtcATGACTCTCTCAAATCTATTGAATTTTCATGCTGTTCCTGACGCCATGCCTCCCACACTTAGCTCAAATGAGGCTTTAACTACAGACAGTGTAGCACACCATCACAATCTTCTCTAATTTGAACTTGGTTGCCTGGAAACGTGCTGATCAAGTGGGCAGAATGCACATTTACATGACAATGTGGGCAGCTGCTGTGTTTCTCAAGTTAGCATGTTGTTCTGTGATGTCAACTGTCCCAGAACTGCTCTCCCTCAGTTTGAGTTGGGAAATGTTGCTTGGATATTTTGTGTATTGCAAGCAGTGAGGGTTTCAAGCCCCATGGGTGTCTTTTGACTTGGGCATCCACTTAGCAACCCCCCAGAccaccctagcaacaccctaaTAATCTCCCAttttagcaaccgcatagcaatacACTAAAAAACCACTTGGATCACTACTGTAAAGCAACACCATAGCATCTTGGTGGAGAGTTTtgcattggcaaacttcaggaaaTGTAAAatctagtttatttatttattgatgtatttatttgtattttctaaaCCTCAAAGAAAAAGGTTTTGTCCCACTTGCCAATAGTTTTTCCCCTCTTTTCACAGGAGTTTGGGGGTCCACTGTTCAAAAGTTCGTTCACTCACCCTGGACTCATGGGAACCAGAGTTACTCAAGGTTTTCTCAAACCTAGTTTTTCTCCTAATCTTTCTCGCATGACCTTGCAAACACATCACAGCGTATACAAACAGGCAAATAATAACTGCCTCTTTTGTCTTAATGCAGTTGATGTGTGAACTAGGCAACAGTATCATCAACCACATCTATGAAGGCTGCTGTGAAGAACAGGGCATGAAGAAACCAGGACCCAACAGTTCCAGGTGAGTAATAAGGAATACATGTAAGCCACATACACAATGCAAAGTTTTGGAAGTAACAACTATATTTAAAGGTCAGAAATTTGGTGTAATGTTTTGAAGGTTAAATTGCTGTCATTGTTGTCAAGGCAAGAAAAGGAGGCCTGGATTAAAGCAAAGTATGTGGAGAAAAAGTTCCTGAGGAAGATGATTACTGGTGAAGTTCTTGTTAACGGTGGGAGGAAATCGGAGCGCAGGTGGAACCCAAGGAAATGCAGGAGGCACAACAGTGCCACTACTGTTCCAAAAACACACCGCAAATACAGAAAGGATCCAGGCAGTGCATCAGCTGCGACACTCTCATCAGGTACTGAAATAAAATGATTCTTGTTTCAGTGCGGCCCTGGATTTGATTATAATGCTTACAGAAATAGGACAATGACATAGTATGTTTTTGGACTCTACAATTCTAATAAtatcatggtattctttgaaaatATCTTTGAGAACCTTGTAAATACCATAGTACATAAAtttggtaatcattcagtaccatagaATATATTGTATTAACATTATTGAACCACGGTACCATCGCAGTCATTTTTTGTTGGGTAAtaccttttttaaatgttaaaactttCAACACAGGTATAACTTATCATATATTTCTTTTCAGCGACTGCACTGGAGAGAAAGTTTTGGCGAGAGTCTCTGTTCTGTCCTGATGAGCTGGACTCCCTCTTTTCCTACTTTGACACCGGTTCAGGGCCTCGCAGTAAGTATTatatttagggatgcaccgaaattttggCCACCGAAAATCTTCGGCCAAACATAGCATTtttttttggccgaaagagaaaaaaggctgaaaatatgagCCGATATATATGCCGCCCCGCCCCTCATTGCTCAGTTTTCACTTTTGATCAACCTAATCATAATCACGGCGCTGCCAAGCAAAGGCAGATGTCAGTGGTGTGGAAATACTATATAATACTAATAAGCAGTACCGCCGCAACCTATACGCATACTaagcagtctgcgtagggcaccaactccctaggagggcaccatcttCACATatgagggcaccagaaagtccacagggtgcccttcctcgcacgttatacgttatccaaggacccgaaagcaattgcggaacacagtcgatcacttcacgctcatattGCGAACACGACagatcgctttccattgcttgcgcggattgcacgcaggtatttatctgcccaagcaccagcacagagagagaatattcagtgcagcatctcatgttcttgagttGCCAGAAAGCTGaacaacttttgttcttgaagagaaacctgacacttttacttaaatagaaagcagtccaatttgctgtgtatagcaattacattaaaatatgtttagccCTGCAACGcattgttcttcacttgaggctacatctgtcgtttacagtcgagtttggttttagttctattactgctgttttgcacaataattttatattaaagtataaatacgtttacataaacagaatagaggccctctgacattctgtgttttgcctgttgttatcattaaaatgactgtgtagcatatttaaactttttgtatttgcaagatgctaatctagagctgctaagttcattacttgactgctgttttgcatatcattagtcttctagaacgttacatttatgggataattggtaaaaaaaaaaaaatatctgttaaatttgattgttaaagaactgaataaagaataatatatttaatattgttataatatttttttttgtccaattttggtgcattactttcaataaaatgtgatcattttattgatttgtagtttttcaattcagattcattaaattcattaaattaattaaaaagtataatattaatacagttatataaaaataaaaaaaactcttttaaaataggtataaaaaaaaaaaaaacattttcaggttttctgccaagtgcatcctgaatttttggtttcggcccagaattttcatttcggtttaTCACTAATTATATTCCTATATAAGAGACTGCTTTAACTCTTGGTTAGACTAGATCTGCACCTAAAGCTCTTCCCtattaagtgatttaaattaTTGGAACAAGAGtagcaaacattaaaaaaaactgaattaatTCTCCATTAATGGCACCATTAACATCTCACATGATCAGCTCACCATTCAGTTCTCTGTTTATACGCTGTTTGCGTTTGATTATTTTTGAatggttttgtattgttttgtttgcttgcttttattttgtgttttatttggttttgtttagttttttattgttgtATAAGTGTGAAGCGTATTATCGTCATGTTTGCTGTCAGTATTGGTTGTGTGTAATTGACACTCTGGAGTGTAATACGCCCGTGGTGGGCATGTGTTGGTCCTGCAGGTCTGAGCAGTGACAGTGGGTTAGGTGGCAGTACTGACGGTAGCACTGACGTCTTGGTATTTGAGTCTGTGGTGGACAGTGTAACAGAAGGTGAGTGACTGGctcaaatattacaaaataaatcagACTCATGTCACCGTCTTGCACATCTATGTAACACTATTTTCCGTATTGACCGTTTGAAACATATAACCAATTGTGTTATATATGTTCTTGTAATATTTAGAGTGTGAGGTGTCTGAGGACTCAAGTAATGAAGCTGAACTGGAGCCTGAAGCATCAGATCCAGAGGATATGAGAGAACTGGATCCTGGAGCGTTACTTTCTAAGGCCTGTCAGGCTCGAAATCTGCCCGTGATGGCTGAAGCACTGGCACACGGAGCGGATGTCAACTCCATCAATGAAGAAGATGAGGGGAAGAGCCCACTCATGCAGGCTGTGATTGGGGTGAGACAGCCAAAATAAATTCACATGCCGTCATAAACTAAGATATTttgaagggggcctgggtagcccagtggtaaagacactggctaccacctctggagtttgctagttcgattcacagggcatgctgagtgactccagccaggtctcataagcaaccaaattggcctggttgctagggagggtagaggggtatataatgtggttcgctcttggtgggtcgcgtggtgagttgtgcgtggaagccttgcgggttgacggtctcagacgcggaggcagctgagattcgtcctccaccacctggattgaggcgagtcactacgccaacacaaggacttagagcacattgggaattgggcattccaaattgggagaaaaaggggagattCGTCCTATTCGTCCCAAAGAGTCAGCAAATGTatagatttattgtgaaaaaggagttacattttggtctgtttctcaccaaaacattATCAAATATCTTCAGAACACATAGAATAactacctttatgtcctttttggagcttgaaagtttttgaCCCCAATGACATGCATTGCATGGACAAAACACATTTGCTGACTCTTTGGCTgattcatgagagaagctcagtTACATTTCCTTGCTTTTGACATATGCAGACTCTAAGTGTACAGCACTGTGCACATACGTCAAGTGCGAGGAAGTGTAAACAAGATtcgggaaaaaaataaaaatttgatatggcataagggtgagcaaatgatgagagaattatgatttttgggtggtgaactaatcctttaaaaatcTGGACTGGAAACCAAAGATTTGGAGGCTCAAACCCACAAGGGGCGTTCCATAAGATGTAACCATTGTCTCTTAACTACactgcaaaatgtaattattttttactcATAATAAATACCAAATACTTGTTTCTTGTTTTCAGCATAAACCTAACTAAAGGTTGTTTGGTCTAAAAATAAGACTTAATATTTTACGTCATTTGCTCtgcaagtaaatgtatcttattttaaggatgtttacatattcttactggaaaacaaggcaaaaagaCAGAGTAAGAAAATTACTTTTGTAGTGTATGACAGTTCACATTAGGTTACTCAGGAGATAGTCCCTGTAATAATTCTAATAACTGTTAGTCAAGTTGCATAAAAGGTGTTTTGAAAGGTGAGTTGTTGTCAAAACACTCAACCTCTGGTTTGTATGTTCAGGGTTCTTTAATAGCCTGTGAGTTTCTGCTTCAAAATGGTGCAGATGTCAACCAAAGAGATCACAGAGGAAGAGGCCCGCTGCATCATGCCACATATTTAGGTCAAACTGGGTAAGTCTACACTCAAACATATACTCTAATTTTGACATTCACAAATATATTCACACATAAGCATATGTTGTATTTTGAAAGCTGGTCCCCAGCATGTTATTCTGGTGTGCTGGAGTGCTGGAGTGCTTTGTGTGTTATTTGGTGCTTAAGATTTTTCACCAGTGGTCTATAAAGCCTCATGATGTGACTGCATGTGAAGAGAAGCATCAAgctaaatccatccatccatccatcttcaaccacttatccgaagccgggtcgcgggggcagctgctccagcagggggccccaaacttccctatcccgggccacattaaccaactctgactgggggaccccgaggcgttcccaggccagtgtggagatgtaatctctccacctaatcctgggtcttccccgaggcctcctcccagctggacgtgcctgaaacacctccctagggaggcggccagggggcatccttaccagatgcccaaaccacctcaactgactcctttcaacgcaaaggagcagcggctctactccgagctcctcacggatgactgagctcctcaccctatctctaagggagaagcccgccacccttctgaggaagcccatttcggccgcttgtactcgcgacctagttctttcggtcatgacccagccttcatgaccataggtgagggtaggaacaaaaattgaccggtagatcgagagctttgccttcggctcagctctctttcgtgactaacggtgtgatagagcgagtgcaataccgcccccgctgccccgattctccggccaacctcccgctccattgtcccctcactcgtgaacaagaccccgaggtactcgaactccttcacttggggcaaaacctcattccctacctggagtacaatCAAGCTAAATATTGGCAATAAATGATACTGCATAGCAATAAATTACCTATGACAATAACTAGATGTTCCTGGTTCTACAGTAGTTTCAGGGCTATAGACTCAAATTATTTGGGATGAATTGTTATGCCACCAAATGACAAAATCAAAATACTTGATTGCATAAAAACATGATTGTTTAGATGCATGGATTGCATTGTGTATGCCCACGTTGAGTTTTCTGTATGAATGTTGACGATGAATTGAAGAGATCGAAGATGCACACTAAAAAAGTATTCGTTTATGTGTCACCATTGTTATCAGATTAGCTCGCGGGTTTTTGTGCATTGTGCTAACTTGCTTTTcggattttgtgtttttgtttttccagtcAAGTGTGTTTGTTCCTGAAACGAGGAGCGACCCAGAATGATGGTGATGAGGACGGGCAGGACCCTCTGAGCATAGCCGTCCAAGCCGCTAATGCAGACATAGTTACTCTGTAAGTTCAAGCAACACCTGTGTGAATGCATACatgttatactgtatgtttgaatcATGAAGTATAATGCATTAGAGAACATGCAATGATTAAATCAACTtaaaaaggtgtttacatgaacaTTACTACTATGTATATCTCTGTTATTCTCTCGGCAGGTTGCGTCTGGCACGGATGAACGAGGAGATGCGCGAGTCGGAGGGTCCCTTCGGTCAGCCAGGTCAATATTCTAGCAGCAGTCCAACAGAACAGCAGTATAAGAAATGCATACAGGAGTTTATCTGTCTCAACATAGCCCAGTACTAGAGAGTTCAGCGTAGTGCATTTTCCCATATTCCCGCCAATATCTGTCATGTGTTTGTTTACTATAAGGACAGGCCGGTTTGTGTTGCAATCACTGTTTGCCCTGCTAGAAAAAGGTTGGTCATTATCTGATTTAGGTGGTTAATTATCTGGACTACCAGGCCAGGGGGGCAGAGGCCAACCCACAAATGAACAGCAAGGTTGCAGCAAAGGGTTGATCTTGTAGACCATCTTGGTCAATGTGCTTAAGGCTAGTAGACCACAGGTTGTAGTACAACAATATGCTACTAAAGCCAAGCGCACACTACAAGACTGTAGATCGGCATGCTGCGCAAAACTTAAAGACTCACGGTTCATCTGTCATATTGGTGCGCACACTACATGACTGATCGAAGACTGGGTATGCCAACAACATAACCATTCCTCTCAGACTGAAGCAGATCCCGAAACTCATTCACATACTTGTTTgtgataacatgtcaacaaacaacatgaaagaagtgcGTGCAACTGTTTTTGCACTAATGTTTTAAAGAACGACTtcattggacccactttatattaggtgtctttaactactatgtacttaagcatttgacacagtgtacttattatgtacatatgtgttgttgcattgtacttacttttaaagtacctgcatttaatttaccctaaacctacccatacctgaacctcagtagcagcaaatgtgaatcttttgagaattttgcagaacaacgtgttgttacacaataagtacattgtattgtatgtattttaatgttagtaaatagtagttaaagactcctaatataaagtgggacccatTAATTCTAGTCAGTTTTTCTCAGTCTAAAAAAAAGGCATATACTGtcattttattcaacaaagtAACATTTTAGTTAATGATAAtgagcaaaatgacaaaaacctgTGTCGATCTGTAACAAATCAAATTTTCAAGCATTTAGAAAAACATGAACATTTATTAATGTAAACATGTAGGCATATCAAACATGCAAAAGATACAACACAATACAAATGGTCTTGTTGTGAAAACCcaagctcctgaaataatagctACATAGtaattaaagagcacctattaaaGGTAcctttcaaatattacctttcatgtagtgtgttatatagctgtatgtgaatgtaaaaaagtctgcaaagtttcaaaaatcaaaggacacgacaaatggagttattgactcccaaaagaaagacccgattctgaacacctgaaacgagtcgttagtaattccagacttacttcctgtacaaACCTACGTAATATGGTAACAAAAAccccgcctctggtcttcattggctgctcgtgaacagctttgacccgccctcaaacactacactaagcggtagaccaatcacaacagactgggacatttgaccaatcagagcagagtatgctctcagaaaggaggagtttagaatgaatgctttagtaCGGAACGTTTTTTACACTGGGAAAAAAggttaatgctgcaatttaaatgatgagcaaattaaagtgttttttaaccttggatgcatgtaaatctattgtatgagacctttaaaaccaaattaggcacgtttaaaaaccataataggtgctctttaatacCTTAGTACAGAATACTTAAGTATTGGTAACTTTTTTGAAGTTACTt containing:
- the LOC127618824 gene encoding arf-GAP with coiled-coil, ANK repeat and PH domain-containing protein 3-like isoform X1, producing the protein MTVDFEDCIKDSPRFRANIDEVETEVVEIEAKLDKLVKLCGGMIEAGKAYVTANKLFINGIRDLSQQCKKDQKISECLEKCGESLQEIVSYHMILFDQAQRSVKQQLHNFVKDDVRKFKDTTKLFDKVREDLEIAQVKNAQAPRNKPHEVEEATSTLNFTRKCFRHLALDYVLQINVLQAKKKFEILDAMLSFMHAQYSLYQQGYNLLDEIDPYMKKLAAELDQLVIDSAMEKREMEHKHATIQQRTLLQDFVYDDPKLEFNVDAPNGLVMEGYLFKRASNAFKTWNRRWFSIQNSQLVYQKKLKDSLTVVVEDLRLCSVKPCEDIERRFCFEVLSPTKSCMLQAESEKLRQAWIQAVQASIASAYRESPDNYYIEPLDRTASPSISSIDSANEPRERSVRGESILQRILCLPGNQHCCDCGQADPRWASINLGVLLCIECSGIHRSLGVHCSKVRSLTLDSWEPELLKLMCELGNSIINHIYEGCCEEQGMKKPGPNSSRQEKEAWIKAKYVEKKFLRKMITGEVLVNGGRKSERRWNPRKCRRHNSATTVPKTHRKYRKDPGSASAATLSSATALERKFWRESLFCPDELDSLFSYFDTGSGPRSPAGLSSDSGLGGSTDGSTDVLVFESVVDSVTEECEVSEDSSNEAELEPEASDPEDMRELDPGALLSKACQARNLPVMAEALAHGADVNSINEEDEGKSPLMQAVIGGSLIACEFLLQNGADVNQRDHRGRGPLHHATYLGQTGQVCLFLKRGATQNDGDEDGQDPLSIAVQAANADIVTLLRLARMNEEMRESEGPFGQPGDTTYLDIFREFSHMASHNPEKLKRRSIHFRHSFRV
- the LOC127618824 gene encoding arf-GAP with coiled-coil, ANK repeat and PH domain-containing protein 3-like isoform X2; translated protein: MTVDFEDCIKDSPRFRANIDEVETEVVEIEAKLDKLVKLCGGMIEAGKAYVTANKLFINGIRDLSQQCKKDQKISECLEKCGESLQEIVSYHMILFDQAQRSVKQQLHNFVKDDVRKFKDTTKLFDKVREDLEIAQVKNAQAPRNKPHEVEEATSTLNFTRKCFRHLALDYVLQINVLQAKKKFEILDAMLSFMHAQYSLYQQGYNLLDEIDPYMKKLAAELDQLVIDSAMEKREMEHKHATIQQRTLLQDFVYDDPKLEFNVDAPNGLVMEGYLFKRASNAFKTWNRRWFSIQNSQLVYQKKLKDSLTVVVEDLRLCSVKPCEDIERRFCFEVLSPTKSCMLQAESEKLRQAWIQAVQASIASAYRESPDNYYIEPLDRTASPSISSIDSANEPRERSVRGESILQRILCLPGNQHCCDCGQADPRWASINLGVLLCIECSGIHRSLGVHCSKVRSLTLDSWEPELLKLMCELGNSIINHIYEGCCEEQGMKKPGPNSSRQEKEAWIKAKYVEKKFLRKMITGEVLVNGGRKSERRWNPRKCRRHNSATTVPKTHRKYRKDPGSASAATLSSATALERKFWRESLFCPDELDSLFSYFDTGSGPRSLSSDSGLGGSTDGSTDVLVFESVVDSVTEECEVSEDSSNEAELEPEASDPEDMRELDPGALLSKACQARNLPVMAEALAHGADVNSINEEDEGKSPLMQAVIGGSLIACEFLLQNGADVNQRDHRGRGPLHHATYLGQTGQVCLFLKRGATQNDGDEDGQDPLSIAVQAANADIVTLLRLARMNEEMRESEGPFGQPGDTTYLDIFREFSHMASHNPEKLKRRSIHFRHSFRV